Proteins from one Drosophila gunungcola strain Sukarami chromosome 3R, Dgunungcola_SK_2, whole genome shotgun sequence genomic window:
- the LOC128252667 gene encoding zinc finger protein rotund isoform X4, giving the protein MIMHGTWYKGPQLAHHPHSNPHNSSLGHSDYHQFRSYPSFVVTPYHDGHVQGPATPTPCPAPPTPCNGPLPVPVPVPLSVPVCQAGGQGSPVIVEGSFAAAAASSTTVGGSSATPLLPSPPIKIEQVFGEPSSLGAVVEDYALSLDCPVEHTFRKPHSNNNGYSWSSSNNNEVVSNNNHHPATPPTPPSEATATQATSVSAINLNQAQPASQARPNFGSSVKSPPTEADAVTAATCKSQESSSSNPPPGPTHNPDPSAAQTASSNPTAAAVAAAAAAAAAANMPIGGVQGQNPTQGLVHWMSAVMAEHMTGQTHHDPTGAVGMHYMWNGNVDHAKDISDYNLWPPTPRSHQHASEHHPMSLKQEYEAKMNDHHHNSLQKGHFLDDNRLEHHAVTGQGGLGLGASNGIGGGGGGGGSVGGSSSLGASSHHAAAAAHHHNQAVAAASAALLVVPQPINASKMGGPGGVASGAGGHAAGGGSGRKYQCKMCPQK; this is encoded by the exons ATGATTATGCATGGTACCTGGTACAAGGGACCTCAGTTGGCGCATCATCCTCACTCGAATCCGCACAACAGCTCGCTCGGCCACAGTGACTACCACCAGTTCCGCTCGTACCCCTCGTTTGTTGTGACACCCTACCACGATGGCCATGTCCAGGgcccggccacgcccactccctGCCCGGCCCCGCCAACGCCCTGCAACGGTCCActtccagttccagttccagttccacTTTCGGTTCCCGTTTGCCAGGCCGGCGGCCAGGGGTCGCCAGTAATCGTCGAGGGCTCCtttgccgccgctgccgcctcCTCCACCACCGTCGGAGGATCCAGCGCCACGCCCCTCCTGCCCAGTCCGCCCATCAAGATCGAGCAGGTCTTCGGCGAGCCCTCTTCCCTGGGAGCCGTCGTAGAGGACTACGCGCTGAGCCTGGACTGCCCCGTGGAGCACACGTTTCGG AAGCcgcacagcaacaacaacggctaCTCCTggtccagcagcaacaacaacgaggttgtcagcaacaacaaccaccacCCAGCAACTCCACCCACTCCGCCCAGCGAAGCCACCGCCACCCAAGCGACTTCAGTGTCCGCAATTAATTTGAATCAAGCCCAACCCGCATCACAGGCGCGTCCAAACTTTGGCAGCTCCGTAAAGTCACCACCAACAGAAGCGGACGCGGTCACAGCCGCCACGTGCAAAAGTCAGGAGAGCTCCAGCTCGAATCCGCCCCCCGGCCCCACCCACAACCCCGATCCCAGTGCGGCTCAGACCGCCAGCTCGAACCCCACGGCCGCTGCCgtggccgccgctgccgccgccgccgccgctgccaaCATGCCGATCGGCGGCGTCCAGGGCCAGAACCCCACCCAGGGCCTGGTCCACTGGATGAGCGCCGTGATGGCCGAGCACATGACCGGCCAGACGCACCACGATCCCACGGGCGCCGTGGGCATGCACTACATGTGGAACGGCAACGTTGAC CATGCCAAAGACATAAGCGATTACAATCTTTGGCCGCCAACGCCGCGCAGTCATCAGCATGCCAGCGAGCATCATCCGATGTCCCTGAAGCAGGAGTACGAG GCCAAAATGAACGATCACCACCACAACAGTCTGCAGAAAG GTCACTTTCTGGATGACAATCGTCTGGAGCACCATGCGGTTACTGGACAAG GTGGCCTGGGTCTGGGTGCATCCAACGGCATCGGTGGCggaggcggcggtggtggctCCGTGGGTGGCAGCTCCAGCCTGGGCGCCAGCTCGCACcacgccgccgccgccgcccaccATCACAACCAGGCGGTGGCAGCTGCCTCGGCGGCCCTGCTGGTGGTGCCCCAGCCGATCAATGCCAGCAAAATGGGCGGACCCGGCGGTGTTGCATCGGGGGCCGGCGGACATGCCGCGGGCGGCGGCAGCGGACGCAAGTATCAGTGCAAAATGTGCCCCCAG
- the LOC128251710 gene encoding LOW QUALITY PROTEIN: uncharacterized protein LOC128251710 (The sequence of the model RefSeq protein was modified relative to this genomic sequence to represent the inferred CDS: inserted 3 bases in 2 codons), whose protein sequence is MRKGGGAGRFSALASMRRHLACGGRSCRTRXCGTDADADADVDTDASAAPRPIDLAKPKRTEDNESCSPPKATNPGPHATVAATATPTATATETPTAAEAAXGGKRKTDRAEASSGDLWPCLLYG, encoded by the exons ATGCGGAAGGGCGGAGGAGCCGGGCG TTTTTCAGCCCTGGCCTCGATGAGGCGCCATCTGGCGTGCGGTGGCCGCAGCTGTCGAACACG ATGCGGcacggatgcggatgcggatgcggatgtggaCACGGACGCGAGCGCGGCACCGCGACCAATAGATTTGGCCAAGCCCAAGCGAACTGAAGACAACGAGAGTTGCAGCCCGCCAAAGGCAACAAACCCCGGACCACATGCAACAGTCGCGGCTACTGCGACgccgactgcgactgcgactgagACGCCGACCGCGGCAGAGGCAG CTGgcggaaaaaggaaaacagaCAGAGCGGAAGCGAGCTCCGGCGACTTATGGCCATGTTTGTTGTACGGGTAA
- the LOC128251708 gene encoding LOW QUALITY PROTEIN: GTPase-activating protein RacGAP84C (The sequence of the model RefSeq protein was modified relative to this genomic sequence to represent the inferred CDS: inserted 1 base in 1 codon; deleted 1 base in 1 codon), translating to MHGRRSIDRQTDKTRTNTTAALQNAAAAESVSVGSETPTPWVRFYSLPXRPAMQNKRRLLREYSSYDDLSEHFRMFGSQSLDSFQDRVDMNPSGSDGVSTDGLDYYPSCSQSYSGLLREHNFKVKSYYYNVGNCVHCRKRIRFAMASLRCRACPLRCHIACCRQLTVNCIPQPQVSTKRGNLSDYAPRVAPMVPALIVHCVTEIEARGLQQEGLYRVSSTRDKCKRLRRKLLRGTSTPHLGNKDIHTLCCCVKEFLRLLIHPLIPIYHRRDFEEATRLVDPLAVEMAVYLVVLELQQAHRDTLAYLMLHWQRVAQSPAVRMTVANLAVIFAPTLFGDLDLTLENVVIWQQVLKVLLLMPPGFWGQFLEVHPVPTPLGSSYDFEERYSQRHWDHSSTLGWNSVKTYFRSMVNLSSTNL from the exons atgcaCGGGCGACGCAGCATCGACAGGCAGACAGACAAAACGCGCACTAACACCACTGCGGCGCTTCAAAACGCAGCGGCAGCAGAGTCCGTGTCTGT TGGGTCTGAGACACCGACGCCTTGGGTCCGATTTTATTCGCTGC ATCGCCCTGCCATGCAGAACAAACGGAGGCTCCTGCGGGAGTACAGTTCCTACGATGATCTCAGCGAGCACTTCCGCATGTTTGGCTCCCAGTCACTGGACTCCTTTCAGGACCGCGTGGACATGAATCCCAGTGGCAGCGATGGAGTGTCCACCGACGGACTCGACTACTACCCGAGCTGCTCGCAATCTTATTCGGGTTTGCTGAGGGAGCACAACTTCAAGGTCAAGTCCTACTACTACAACGTGGGTAACTGCGTGCACTGCAGAAAAAG AATCCGGTTCGCCATGGCCAGCCTGCGATGTCGCGCGTGTCCGCTCCGTTGCCACATCGCCTGCTGTCGCCAGCTGACGGTGAACTGCATCCCCCAGCCCCAAGTGAGCACGAAGCGCGGCAATCTGAGCGACTATGCGCCCCGGGTGGCGCCCATGGTGCCGGCCCTAATTGTGCATTGTGTCACGGAGATCGAGGCGCGGGGACTGCAGCAGGAGGGGCTCTACCGGGTGTCCTCGACGCGGGATAAGTGCAAGCGGCTGCGCCGGAAGCTGCTGCGTGGCACGTCCACGCCGCACTTGGGCAAC AAGGACATCCACACACTGTGCTGCTGTGTGAAGGAGTTCCTGCGGCTGCTGATACACCCGCTGATCCCCATTTACCATCGCAGGGACTTCGAGGAGGCCACGCGCCTGGTCGATCCCCTGGCGGTCGAGATGGCGGTCTATCTCGTGGtgctggagctgcagcaggcTCACCGGGACACACTGGCCTACCTGATGCTCCACTGGCAAAGAGTGGCGCAAAGCCCGGCCGTCCGCATGACAGTCGCCAATCTGGCCGTGATCTTTGCCCCCACTCTGTTCGGAGATCTGGACCTGACCCTCGAAAACGTGGTTATTTGGCAGCAGGTGCTGAAGGTGCTGCTTCTTATGCCACCTGGATTTTGGGGCCAGTTCCTGGAGGTCCATCCAGTGCCCACTCCTTTGGGCAGTTCCTACGATTTCGAAGAACGGTACAGTCAGCGACACTGGGATCACTCTTCCACTCTGGGATGGAACTCCGTTAAGACCTACTTTAGGTCTATG GTAAACCTAAGCAGCACCAACCTGTAG